Proteins from a genomic interval of Chionomys nivalis chromosome 7, mChiNiv1.1, whole genome shotgun sequence:
- the Fndc8 gene encoding fibronectin type III domain-containing protein 8: MATEVFCKVGGGEEAVPKKKETLKNTNVVDKLPKPCPNLKFTNRSMATKGLPLSTGRNLVNYLEEDTSNVMKQMPADDSEFSSDDTSLSPMSSTLLNPIKLAVTQPNSSFFAGMLEGELNKLSLSSLAKNTEKENLAICPHSSKVQMAPKGLLDLDNSALDTDTSSTRSESSVVMDVPEAPFICEHTVGDSTAVISWTYAVGKQQVSFYQVLLQEATKQSDKEMPKVKNRPWIFNKILGTTVKLMELKPNTSYCLTVRAANTAGVGKWCKPYKFATVPTDFNSFPENNPIHVTVQRKQPQRRTVSMATEEMRRLEDLEYLYPY; the protein is encoded by the exons ATGGCAACAGAGGTGTTCTGTaaagtgggaggtggggaggaggctgtaCCGAAGAAGAAGGAAACCCTCAAAAATACAAATGTGGTTGACAAACTGCCGAAGCCCTGTCCGAACCTCAAGTTTACTAACCGGTCCATGGCTACCAAAGGCCTCCCGCTCTCCACAGGACGCAACTTGGTCAACTACTTAGAAGAAGACACCTCCAATGTCAT GAAGCAGATGCCAGCGGATGATTCAGAATTCAGCTCAGATGACACCAGTCTGTCCCCCATGTCATCCACCCTGTTGAACCCCATCAAACTGGCTGTGACTCAGCCCAACAGCAGCTTCTTTGCTGGGATGCTGGAGGGTGAGCTGAACAAACTCAGTTTATCATCACTGgccaaaaacacagaaaaggagaatCTGGCCATCTGTCCCCATTCATCTAAGGTCCAAATGGCCCCCAAGGGCCTGTTGGACCTCGACAACTCCGCACTGGACACAGACACCTCGTCAACACGCTCTGAGTCTTCTGTGGTCATGGATGTACCGGAGGCCCCCTTCATCTGCGAACACACTGTTGGCGATTCCACAGCTGTG ATTTCCTGGACTTATGCTGTGGGCAAGCAGCAGGTCAGCTTCTACCAGGTGCTGCTGCAGGAGGCAACCAAGCAAAGTGACAAGGAGATGCCCAAGGTCAAGAACCGCCCCTGGATCTTCAACAAGATCCTGGGCACCACCGTCAAACTGATGGAGCTGAAGCCGAACACGAGTTACTGCCTTACTGTCCGTGCAGCCAACACAGCAGGGGTGGGGAAGTGGTGCAAGCCTTACAAA TTTGCAACTGTGCCTACTGACTTCAACAGCTTCCCTGAGAACAATCCCATCCACGTCACCGTGCAGCGCAAACAACCTCAGCGGAGAACCGTGTCTATGGCGACGGAGGAGATGCGGAGGCTGGAGGATCTGGAATACCTATATCCATATTAG